Part of the Streptomyces sp. NBC_01460 genome, GCCTTGGTGGAGATGACGAGCTCGTCCCGGTACGGGGCGAAGTCCTGGCGGAAGAGCTTGCCGAAGTTCAGCTCGGCGGAGCCGGGAGGCGGGCCGTAGTTGTTGGCCAGGTCGAAGTGGGTCACACCCAGATCGAAGGCGCGGCGCAGGATCGCCCGCTGGGATCCCAGGGCGCGGTCGTCGCCGAAGTTGTGCCAGAGGCCGAGCGAGACGGCGGGGAGCTTGAGCCCGCTGCGGCCCGTGCGGCGGTACTCCATGGAGTCGTAGCGTGCGGTATCGGCGCGGTAGGAGAGGGAATCAGTCACGTTTCACTCCTTATCACGGAGTTGTGACAGGCCGGGTTGGGCCCCCGTGACCCGTCCGCAGTAATGTGGCCGCTTCGGGACATGCCGATCCGCGGCGCGAGAGCGCGGACCGCACGGCGTCCCCCGGGGGGCGGCCCCGGACCCCCGGCGAGGGGGAGGGCGGGCCCCGGGCCCGCACGGAACCGAGAGGGTGAACTCAGTGAACTTGCGCGACCTGGTGTACGGGCTCTACGCACGCCGGGTGGGAGGCCGCCTGGACCACGACCAGGTGCCCAAGCACATCGGAGTCATCCTCGACGGGAACCGGCGGTGGGCGAAGGCGTCCGGCGGCTCGGCCGTGCAGGGGCATCAGGCCGGCGCGGACAAGATCTCCGAGCTGCTCGGCTGGTGCAGCGAGACCGATGTCGAGGTCGTCACCCTCTGGCTGCTGTCCACGGACAACTTCGACCGGCCCGAGGCGGAGCTCATCCCGCTGCTCGGCATCATCGAGAACACCGTGCGCCAGCTGGCGTCCGACGGGCGGTGGCGCGTCCACCACGTCGGCACGCTCGACCTGCTGCCCGCGCGGACCCAGACCGTCCTCAAGGAGGCGGAGGAGGCCACGGCGGGGGTCGACGGGATAATCGTCAACGTCGCCGTCGGCTACGGCGGACGCCAGGAGATCGCGGACGCCGTGCGGTCCCTGCTGCTGGAGCACTCCTCCAAGGGCACCACCTTCGAGGAGCTCGCCGAGGTCGTCTCCACGGACCTCATCTCCGAGCACCTCTACACCCGCGGACAGCCCGACCCGGACCTGGTGATCCGTACCAGCGGGGAGCAGCGGCTGTCGGGCTTCATGCTCTGGCAGAGCGCCCATTCGGAGTACTACTTCTGCGAGGTCTTCTGGCCGGCCTTCCGCAAGGTCGACTTCCTGCGCGCCCTGCGTGACTACGCGGCGCGCCACCGGCGCTACGGGGCCTGACGGCACGGGGTCACGGGGGGCCGGGAGCCCGGCGGGACACACCTTCTCGCAGGCCGCGGCATGGCTTCGCGTGTTCGAGGGAATACAGCTCTCAGGTCGATGTCCGGTCAGCAACCAGGCGGACGTCGCAGCCAAGTGAGCGGCACCCAGCCCGCTCGCCCGGGAGGCCCTTTGCACACGAAGGACCGCACACCGTGCGGCCGACGCGGAGGGCCGGCGTTCGGCCCGCGCACGGGGTCCGAACCCGGTCCGTCCTCTCCCTTCGGGAAGTTCCGCGACGCCCGTCGCACTCCCCGACCTCGTCCGAGGGGGTACGTCCTTCCGTGGTGACCAGCACTAAGCGCCGCATGCCCGACAGGCGCACCTATGTTCTCGACACCAGCGTCCTGCTGGCCGACCCCAACGCCATGGCCCGCTTCGACGAGCACGAAGTCGTGCTGCCGATCGTCGTGGTCACGGAGCTGGAGGCCAAAAGGCACCACCCCGAGCTGGGATACTTCGCGAGGCAGGCCCTGCGCCTGCTGGACGACTTCCGTGTCCGGTACGGCCGGCTGGACGCCCCGATCCCGCTCGGGGATCTGGGCGGGTCACTCCGTGTCGAGCTCAACCATTCCGACCCCGGCGTCCTGCCCGCCGGCTACCGGTTGGGGGACAACGACTCACGGATCCTCGCGGTCGCGCGCAACCTGCAGGCGGAGGGGTACGACGTCACCGTCGTCTCCAAGGACCTGCCGCTCCGGATCAAGGCGTCCTCGGTCGGCCTCCTCGCCGAGGAGTACCGCGCCGAACTCGCGATCACCGACTCCGGCTGGACCGGGATGTCGGAGCTCTCCCTCGCGGCCGAGCAGGTCGACCTGCTCTTCAGCGAGGAGAGCCTCTACATCCCGGAGGCCGCCGACTACCCGGTGCACACCGGCCTGGTCCTCCAATCCGAGCGCGGGAAGGCGCTGGGCAGGGTCACGGCCGAGGGCAACGTCCGTCTCGTGCGCGGCGACCGGGAGGCGTTCGGGATCCACGGCCGCAGTGCCGAGCAGCGGATCGCGCTCGACCTGCTCCTCGATCCGGACATCGGCATCGTGTCGATGGGCGGCAGGGCGGGCACCGGCAAGTCCGCCCTGGCGCTCTGCGCGGGGCTGGACGCCGTGCTGGAACGCAGGCAGCACAAGAAGGTGATGGTCTTCCGGCCGCTGTACGCGGTCGGCGGCCAGGAGCTCGGCTATCTCCCCGGCAGCGAGTCCGAGAAGATGAGCCCCTGGGCACAGGCCGTCTTCGACACGCTGTCGGCGGTCGCGGGGCGCGAGGTCATCGAAGAGGTGCTGGGGCGCGGGATGCTGGAGATCCTGCCGCTCACCCACATCCGCGGCCGGTCGCTCCACGACGCGTTCGTCATCGTGGACGAGGCCCAGTCGCTCGAGCGGAACGTCCTGCTGACCGTGTTGTCCCGGATCGGGGCGAATTCGCGGGTGGTGCTCACCCACGACGTGGCGCAGCGGGACAACCTCAGGGTCGGCCGGTACGACGGAGTCGTCGCCGTGGTCGAGAAACTGAAGGGGCATCCGCTCTTCGCGCACGTCACGCTCACCCGCTCGGAGCGTTCGCCGATCGCCGCGCTGGTGACCGAAATGCTGGAGGACGGCCACATCTGACCTGGTACACCCCATAGATGCCGCCCGGCGAGCCAAGGAGCTTAGCCGGGCGGCATTGTGCTGCGCCGTCATTTCCGAAAAAGTTGTGCGCCAAACGAGGTGTGAGCTTTCACACGCAACACAGAATTGCAACGCACCGTGTCCTTCCGGCAGAGTCTTGCTTCCGTCAGGCCCCGCATACGGCACTTGGGCACCTCCAGAGGCGCCTCGCATCACACAACTCAACAGACGCCGTCCGTATGCCGCCCGCGAGTACCACGCGGCACTTCCGCAAGGGAGTGCCCACCGGGCCCGTGCCTCCCGTGACCCAAGCAGTAGGGAGGCCAGTGTCAAGGGCACGATTGCGCTCGCGAGGTCACCTAAGCGGGCGATGCTGGAAGGACACCGTGTGAGCCGGATCTCGGTCCGGGGGTTCGCCGTGGCATCTGCCACCGCGGTCACCACCGTAGGCGCCGTCGTAGGCGTTGCGTCGGGCAGCACTCCCGCTGTCGACGACAACAACTTCGAGGCGGCCGCAGCCGACACCACGCTGCTCGCAGACATCCCCGCGGGCCAGCAGGCCCAGGTGCAGACCGCTTCGCTGACGCAGCAGGCCGACGCCCAGGCGTCCGCGGCCGACGCGGCGGCCAAGAAGTCCGCCGAGGAGACGGCCCGCATCCAGGCCGCCAAGGACGCCAAGTCGAAGAAGCAGGCGGCCGAGGACAAGCTGGAGGCGGAGCGCGAGGCCAAGGAGAAGAAGGAGGCCGAGCGCGCGAGCCGGTCGTCCGTCCGTGACGCCACCTCGTTCTCGGCGCAGGGCTCCTACAGCGTGGCCGAGGTCCAGGCCATTGCGCGTCAGATGATGCCGGCCGATCAGTTCCAGTGCTTCAGCAACATCGTGGACCGCGAGTCGGGCTGGAACTACCAGGCGTCCAACCCGTCCTCCGGGGCCTACGGCATCATGCAGGCGCTGCCGGGCTCCAAGATGGCGTCGGCGGGCGCGGACTGGCAGACCAACCCGGCCACGCAGATCAAGTGGGGCCTGAGCTACATGAACAGCGACCGCTACGGCAGCCCCTGTGCGGCCTGGTCGTTCTGGCAGGCCAACCACTGGTACTAGGAGCCCCGCGAGGTTCCACGCCCAACTCCGCGATGCCCCGCACCGTCCTACGGTGCGGGGCATCGCGCGTGTACGGTCGATCCGGACAGCTCCGGGGGCGTGTGTGGGGCGGACGGGGGAAAAGGGAAAACCATGTCGAAACTTCCGGGTTGGCTCGGCCGGCTGGGCGCAGAACTCACCGAGATCGGGGCGCGCCTGGAAGAACGCCGCGCCGAGGAC contains:
- a CDS encoding isoprenyl transferase, coding for MNLRDLVYGLYARRVGGRLDHDQVPKHIGVILDGNRRWAKASGGSAVQGHQAGADKISELLGWCSETDVEVVTLWLLSTDNFDRPEAELIPLLGIIENTVRQLASDGRWRVHHVGTLDLLPARTQTVLKEAEEATAGVDGIIVNVAVGYGGRQEIADAVRSLLLEHSSKGTTFEELAEVVSTDLISEHLYTRGQPDPDLVIRTSGEQRLSGFMLWQSAHSEYYFCEVFWPAFRKVDFLRALRDYAARHRRYGA
- a CDS encoding PhoH family protein; translated protein: MVTSTKRRMPDRRTYVLDTSVLLADPNAMARFDEHEVVLPIVVVTELEAKRHHPELGYFARQALRLLDDFRVRYGRLDAPIPLGDLGGSLRVELNHSDPGVLPAGYRLGDNDSRILAVARNLQAEGYDVTVVSKDLPLRIKASSVGLLAEEYRAELAITDSGWTGMSELSLAAEQVDLLFSEESLYIPEAADYPVHTGLVLQSERGKALGRVTAEGNVRLVRGDREAFGIHGRSAEQRIALDLLLDPDIGIVSMGGRAGTGKSALALCAGLDAVLERRQHKKVMVFRPLYAVGGQELGYLPGSESEKMSPWAQAVFDTLSAVAGREVIEEVLGRGMLEILPLTHIRGRSLHDAFVIVDEAQSLERNVLLTVLSRIGANSRVVLTHDVAQRDNLRVGRYDGVVAVVEKLKGHPLFAHVTLTRSERSPIAALVTEMLEDGHI
- a CDS encoding lytic transglycosylase domain-containing protein, yielding MSRISVRGFAVASATAVTTVGAVVGVASGSTPAVDDNNFEAAAADTTLLADIPAGQQAQVQTASLTQQADAQASAADAAAKKSAEETARIQAAKDAKSKKQAAEDKLEAEREAKEKKEAERASRSSVRDATSFSAQGSYSVAEVQAIARQMMPADQFQCFSNIVDRESGWNYQASNPSSGAYGIMQALPGSKMASAGADWQTNPATQIKWGLSYMNSDRYGSPCAAWSFWQANHWY